The proteins below come from a single Hyperolius riggenbachi isolate aHypRig1 chromosome 8, aHypRig1.pri, whole genome shotgun sequence genomic window:
- the LOC137528450 gene encoding uncharacterized protein, with protein MCRQAEHHLAEDQKSIFSIFMDHPTNNPINNGQPSTSSTREELLRILQNQMRAMSGQDRPSESFPSNPIRDPNNPNHFDDVDRDRIGHVQWCSCQKCVPMPTGLESVCCKEISNLEEQMEDIDCITEHADFYNFCQNPNYARVFLFVANGSNGLSRSQKDANRSYRKASYRAFTGFAHGFLGRGNRRPIPACVVKKVREAFPDPDGEYMGYKACQDIAAEYMV; from the exons tATCTTCATGGATCACCCTACAAACAATCCGATTAATAATGGACAGCCGAGTACGTCCTCAACTAGAGAAGAATTG ttaagaATTCTGCAGAATCAGATGCGGGCCATGAGCGGACAGGATCGGCCATCAGAGAGCTTTCCATCAAATCCCATACGGGACCCTAACAATCCAAATCATTTTGATGACGTGGACCGGGATAGGATTGGACACGTACAATGGTGTTCCTGTCAAAAATGTGTGCCAATGCCCACAGGATTAGAGTCTGTATGTTGCAAAGAAATATCAAATTTAGAAGAACAGATGGAAGATATTGATTGTATAACTGAACATGCCGACTTCTACAACTTTTGCCAAAATCCAAACTATGCTCGGGTATTCCTTTTTGTAGCGAATGGAAGTAATGGACTAAGCAGATCTCAAAAAGATGCAAACAG GTCTTACCGGAAGGCTTCCTATAGAGCCTTTACTGGCTTTGCTCATGGTTTTTTAGGTCGTGGTAACCGGAGACCTATACCCGCTTGTGTGGTCAAGAAGGTTCGCGAAGCCTTTCCAGATCCAGATGGGGAGTACATGGGATATAAAGCTTGTCAGGATATTGCTGCCGAGTATATGGTTTGA